The Aspergillus chevalieri M1 DNA, chromosome 5, nearly complete sequence genome includes a region encoding these proteins:
- a CDS encoding uncharacterized protein (InterPro:IPR020846,IPR011701,IPR036259;~PFAM:PF07690;~TransMembrane:6 (i7-26o46-68i80-100o106-126i138-160o172-193i);~go_function: GO:0022857 - transmembrane transporter activity [Evidence IEA];~go_process: GO:0055085 - transmembrane transport [Evidence IEA]): protein MARAFGGYWCVLTAVCTLMWGVYFIYDLPASLSTPLQAHLGLSDSKYAYLVSALYTAYATPNTILPFFCGPLVQRFGEKFALLLTLTSVVFGQLVFALSVQTQFQPGMILGRTLFGLGGEVMGVLGSEITTRWFRDKCLSLALAMNLASWRLGSVTNSILIPRLAKAHGVVAAGWMGTGFSLGVSILSALYLISIDDSTGGKRTGTEESNDEEEETGMNVNLLVSLAQCPRIFWQLGLLCMLGYGSINTFTNSAQRFLAFTFYGGDQRAAGSATR, encoded by the exons ATGGCACGGGCCTTCGGAGGCTACTGGTGTGTCCTCACTGCCGTCTGCACTTTGATGTGGGGAGTCTACTTTA TATACGACCTCCCAGCCTCACTATCAACCCCGTTACAAGCACATCTAGGCCTTTCCGACTCGAAATATGCCTACCTCGTATCTGCGCTGTATACCGCATACGCGACCCCGAATACAATTCTCCCCTTCTTCTGCGGGCCCCTAGTGCAACGCTTTGGCGAGAAATTCGCCCTCCTGCTAACGCTCACCAGCGTGGTCTTTGGGCAGCTAGTATTTGCGCTCTCCGTCCAGACCCAGTTTCAGCCCGGGATGATCTTGGGCCGGACCTTGTTCGGACTTGGAGGTGAGGTTATGGGAGTATTGGGATCCGAGATTACCACGCGATGGTTCAG AGATAAGTGCCTCTCACTGGCACTGGCGATGAACCTCGCATCGTGGAGGTTAGGCAGCGTTACCAATTCGATTCTCATTCCGCGGCTGGCCAAAGCCCATGGTGTAGTCGCTGCGGGCTGGATGGGTACTGGATTCTCGCTTGGGGTCTCTATTCTGAGTGCGCTTTATCTGATATCTATCGATGACTCTACAGGTGGGAAACGCACAGGTACAGAAGAGTCaaatgatgaagaagaggaaacaGGAATGAATGTCAACCTCCTTGTCTCTCTCGCCCAATGCCCCCGAATTTTCTGGCAGCTAGGACTCCTTTGCATGCTGGGATACGGCAGCATCAATACGTTTACGAACTCGGCCCAGCGATTTCTTGCATTTACGTTCTATGGTGGTGATCAGCGCGCTGCTGGCTCAGCAACGAGGTAA